The following coding sequences lie in one Lentilactobacillus sp. SPB1-3 genomic window:
- a CDS encoding glycoside hydrolase family 43 protein: MKIVNPVLPGFNADPSIIRVDDTYYIANSTFEWFPGVRLHESKDLVHWNLLPSPLSTTELLDMKGNPASGGIWAPDLSYADGKFWLVYTDVKVTEGAFKDMTNYLTTAENIKGPWSKPIKLNGVGFDASLFHDQNDKKYLIQQTWDHREYHHPFDGITLTELNTDTMKLMPETARTIYTGTKVKLVEGPHLYQKDGHYFLFAAQGGTVFTHQEVVARSESLDANSFVTEPGDVFLTNFDTPDLGIQKQGHGALVSTPGGEWYYASLSARPWNHENESAYDPRGWSTLGRETSIQKVEWDEEDWPRIVGGHGGRVEVEAPKDAIETKAPADHSRHDEFDNADLDLDWNTLRVPFSESMGSYGDGKLKLIGKGSLASNFDVSMIASRWQAFNFDAETKVKFNPFSYQQMAGLTNFYNDKHWSWVFITFDENKGRVIEVGENNRGNYTSYLKDDAIKIPDGTEYVYFRTKVRKQSYSYEYSFDGNNWTEIPVTLDAVVLSDDYVLQTYGGFFTGAFVGLAAVDYSGYEEPAEFDYFDYKELD, encoded by the coding sequence ATGAAAATTGTAAATCCCGTTCTTCCAGGATTCAATGCTGATCCAAGCATAATTCGAGTTGATGATACCTACTATATTGCGAATTCAACTTTTGAATGGTTCCCAGGTGTGCGTCTTCATGAATCAAAAGACTTAGTTCATTGGAATCTATTACCATCACCACTGTCAACGACTGAGCTATTAGATATGAAGGGAAACCCTGCTTCAGGTGGTATCTGGGCACCAGACTTGTCATATGCTGACGGTAAATTTTGGTTAGTCTACACAGACGTTAAGGTAACTGAAGGCGCATTTAAGGATATGACCAACTATTTAACCACTGCTGAAAACATTAAGGGACCTTGGAGTAAACCAATCAAGCTAAATGGTGTCGGTTTTGATGCTTCATTATTCCATGACCAAAATGATAAGAAATACTTGATTCAACAAACATGGGATCATCGAGAATATCACCACCCATTTGATGGAATTACTTTAACTGAGTTGAATACAGATACGATGAAGCTAATGCCAGAGACTGCAAGAACAATCTATACTGGGACTAAAGTCAAATTGGTTGAAGGCCCACATCTATATCAAAAAGATGGTCATTACTTCTTGTTCGCCGCACAGGGTGGAACAGTATTCACCCACCAAGAAGTCGTTGCTAGATCAGAGAGCTTAGATGCCAATTCATTTGTTACCGAGCCTGGCGATGTGTTCTTAACTAATTTTGATACTCCAGATCTAGGAATTCAGAAACAAGGACATGGTGCACTGGTAAGCACACCTGGTGGTGAATGGTATTATGCATCATTAAGTGCTCGTCCATGGAATCATGAAAACGAATCTGCATATGATCCACGGGGCTGGAGTACTCTTGGAAGAGAGACATCCATTCAAAAAGTTGAATGGGATGAAGAAGACTGGCCAAGAATTGTTGGTGGCCATGGTGGTCGAGTTGAAGTTGAGGCACCTAAAGATGCCATTGAGACTAAAGCACCAGCAGACCACTCACGTCATGATGAGTTTGACAATGCCGATTTGGATTTAGATTGGAACACCTTGAGAGTTCCATTCTCTGAAAGCATGGGTTCATATGGTGATGGAAAATTAAAATTAATTGGTAAAGGATCACTCGCAAGCAACTTTGACGTATCGATGATTGCAAGTAGATGGCAAGCATTTAACTTTGATGCCGAGACTAAAGTTAAATTCAATCCATTCTCATATCAACAAATGGCCGGATTGACTAACTTTTATAATGATAAGCATTGGTCATGGGTATTCATTACATTTGATGAAAACAAGGGACGAGTTATTGAAGTGGGCGAGAATAATCGGGGAAATTACACATCATACTTAAAAGATGATGCGATTAAGATTCCGGATGGTACTGAGTATGTTTACTTCAGAACGAAAGTTAGAAAGCAGTCATATAGTTATGAATATTCATTTGATGGCAACAACTGGACTGAAATTCCTGTTACGTTAGATGCCGTTGTGTTGTCAGATGATTATGTATTACAAACTTACGGTGGCTTCTTTACTGGCGCATTTGTAGGCTTGGCAGCTGTTGATTACTCCGGATATGAAGAACCAGCAGAATTTGATTATTTCGATTACAAAGAATTAGATTAG
- the xylA gene encoding xylose isomerase — MSLWDINKIKYEGTKDLKSGDFFQYYNPDEMIGGKKMRDWLRFSVAYWHTFDQRLVDPFGDGTAIRPYDKYSDPMDQALAKVDYAFEFYDKLGVDYLAFHDRDLAPEGDTLRETNKNLDKVVDKIVENQKTSGMKVLWNTSNMFTNPRFVAGAGTSPYADIFAYSAAQLKHSLEIGKRVGSENYVFWGGREGYESLWNTDMKLEQEHAAKLFHMAKDYADEIGFDAQMLLEPKPKEPMTHQYDFDAATTIAFMKEYGLDKDFKLNLEGNHANLAGHTYQHEIRVARDAGMLGSLDANQGDKLIGWDIDEFPSDLYEAVGAMYEVVEAGGIGPHGGLNFDSKPRRSSFDANDLFYSHIVGMDTFAAGLRVANKMKEDGVLENLVADRYSSYKSGIGADIESGKADIKTLEDYSLDKTQKDLRDATSSDHLERVKDTINHYIIDTL; from the coding sequence ATGAGTTTATGGGATATTAATAAGATTAAATATGAAGGCACAAAAGATTTGAAGTCAGGTGACTTTTTCCAATACTACAACCCTGATGAAATGATTGGTGGTAAAAAAATGCGTGACTGGCTACGTTTCTCTGTAGCATACTGGCACACATTTGACCAAAGATTAGTTGACCCATTCGGTGACGGAACAGCAATTCGTCCTTATGACAAGTACTCTGATCCTATGGATCAAGCCTTAGCTAAGGTAGATTACGCCTTTGAATTTTACGACAAATTAGGTGTTGATTACTTAGCATTCCATGATCGTGACCTTGCTCCTGAAGGCGACACATTACGTGAAACTAACAAAAACTTGGATAAAGTTGTGGATAAGATTGTTGAAAACCAAAAGACAAGTGGTATGAAAGTACTTTGGAACACATCAAACATGTTTACCAATCCTCGATTTGTTGCTGGTGCCGGTACTTCACCATACGCTGACATCTTTGCTTACTCAGCAGCCCAATTAAAGCACAGTCTTGAAATTGGTAAGCGAGTAGGTTCTGAAAACTATGTATTCTGGGGTGGTCGTGAAGGATACGAATCACTATGGAACACTGACATGAAGCTTGAACAAGAACATGCTGCTAAATTATTCCACATGGCTAAAGATTACGCTGATGAAATTGGCTTCGATGCTCAAATGCTTCTTGAACCAAAGCCAAAGGAACCAATGACTCATCAATACGACTTTGATGCAGCTACTACCATTGCCTTCATGAAGGAATATGGCTTGGACAAAGACTTCAAGTTAAACCTTGAAGGTAACCATGCTAACCTTGCTGGACACACTTACCAACACGAAATTCGCGTTGCAAGAGATGCTGGCATGCTAGGATCATTGGATGCTAACCAAGGTGACAAGTTAATTGGTTGGGATATCGATGAATTCCCTTCAGACTTGTATGAAGCCGTTGGTGCAATGTACGAGGTCGTTGAAGCCGGTGGAATTGGACCTCATGGTGGATTGAACTTTGATTCAAAACCACGTCGTTCATCATTCGATGCAAACGATTTGTTCTACAGCCACATTGTTGGTATGGATACTTTCGCTGCCGGATTGAGAGTTGCTAACAAGATGAAAGAAGACGGCGTCTTAGAAAATCTTGTTGCCGACCGTTACAGCTCATACAAGAGTGGTATTGGTGCCGATATCGAAAGTGGTAAAGCTGATATCAAGACACTTGAAGATTACTCATTAGATAAGACTCAAAAGGACTTGCGTGATGCAACTTCTTCTGATCACCTTGAAAGAGTTAAGGACACAATTAACCATTACATCATTGATACACTTTAA
- the xylB gene encoding xylulokinase: protein MTQCVLGVDLGTSSVKVSAVTADGTIIAQEGMDFPLQQPKPGYAEQDPEDWVSATTVSIVKLILDDQIKAADIAGISYSGQMHGLVLLDENNEVLRPAMLWNDTRSTKQCEEIMAKMGDRFIDITHNKPLEGFTLPKLLWVKENQPDIFAKAKTMLLPKDYLRFRMTGNLAMDYSDATGTVMLDVDTQKWSQEILDAFEIPATLCPPLVRSIDETGDIMPAYAEYSGLSTDTKTFGGGADNACGAVGAGIDSPAKVLSSIGTSGVILKYEPQKETNYRGVLQYEDHAIPDAFYSMGVTLAAGFSLSWFKKTFAKDEAFNDVVESAGDSTVGANGLLFAPYIVGERAPYADAYIRGSFIGIDGIHQRHDFVRAVLEGIIFSFRDILDIYEENGAKFDTVVSIGGGAKSPLWQQIQADIFNVKVVSLKNEQGPGLGAAMLAAVGLGWFDNIQECTKVFVSFKDVFLPKPENVRKYRRLHDIYKQMYPSTKQITSDLIKYREEEL from the coding sequence ATGACACAATGTGTTCTTGGAGTGGACCTGGGTACCAGTTCCGTTAAAGTTTCTGCAGTAACGGCTGATGGTACGATTATCGCTCAAGAAGGGATGGATTTTCCATTACAACAACCAAAACCAGGCTATGCTGAACAAGACCCTGAAGATTGGGTTAGCGCCACAACCGTTTCAATTGTTAAATTAATTCTTGATGATCAAATTAAAGCGGCTGATATTGCTGGAATCAGTTACTCAGGCCAAATGCATGGGTTAGTGCTACTGGACGAAAACAACGAAGTACTTAGACCAGCAATGCTATGGAATGATACTCGATCAACGAAACAATGTGAGGAAATCATGGCTAAGATGGGTGATAGATTCATTGACATTACTCATAACAAACCTCTGGAAGGATTTACTTTGCCTAAATTATTGTGGGTCAAGGAAAACCAGCCAGATATTTTTGCCAAGGCTAAGACAATGTTGTTGCCAAAAGACTATTTACGATTCAGAATGACTGGCAACTTAGCGATGGATTATTCCGATGCTACTGGAACGGTTATGTTGGACGTTGATACACAGAAATGGAGTCAAGAAATTCTTGATGCGTTTGAAATTCCGGCGACACTTTGTCCACCACTAGTTCGCTCGATTGATGAAACAGGGGATATTATGCCGGCTTACGCCGAATATTCTGGCCTCTCAACGGACACGAAAACATTTGGTGGTGGTGCTGATAATGCCTGTGGCGCTGTTGGTGCAGGTATTGACTCACCAGCGAAGGTCCTTTCAAGTATTGGAACTTCTGGTGTGATTTTGAAATACGAACCACAAAAAGAAACTAATTATCGTGGAGTGCTTCAATACGAAGATCATGCCATTCCTGATGCTTTTTATTCAATGGGAGTAACCCTAGCTGCTGGTTTTTCACTAAGTTGGTTCAAGAAAACCTTTGCTAAGGACGAAGCTTTCAATGATGTTGTAGAAAGTGCAGGCGATTCTACCGTTGGTGCTAATGGATTATTATTTGCACCATATATCGTTGGTGAACGTGCACCTTATGCTGATGCGTATATTCGGGGCAGCTTTATCGGGATTGATGGAATTCATCAACGCCACGATTTTGTTCGGGCAGTTCTTGAAGGGATCATTTTCTCATTCAGAGATATTTTAGATATTTACGAAGAGAATGGTGCGAAGTTTGATACTGTTGTTTCAATTGGTGGTGGCGCCAAGAGTCCACTTTGGCAACAGATTCAGGCAGATATTTTTAACGTTAAAGTGGTCTCGTTGAAAAATGAACAGGGACCTGGATTAGGGGCTGCTATGTTAGCTGCTGTTGGTTTAGGATGGTTTGATAATATTCAAGAATGTACTAAAGTGTTTGTTTCATTCAAGGATGTCTTTTTACCCAAACCAGAAAATGTTAGAAAATATCGTCGACTTCATGATATTTATAAGCAAATGTATCCAAGTACCAAACAAATTACGAGTGACTTAATTAAGTATCGAGAAGAAGAATTATAA
- a CDS encoding amino acid ABC transporter permease, with translation MLKYFSIPNFFDAPLAFNSIPKILAGLPISLVLTVISFALALALGLMLTLAQLSKHKLLHQLARGFISFMRGVPMIVVLFVIYFGFNTAALPAAIISFSIVSSAFVSEVFRSSFMAIDPGQWEAAYSLGLPYRVVIAKIVFPQAFKIAIPALGNILLDLFKGTSLAAMITVSEMFMDAQIIAGAHQDYMTIYLTIAVIYWFFCWLLTIAQTVLERHLA, from the coding sequence ATGTTAAAGTACTTTTCAATTCCTAATTTTTTTGATGCACCACTTGCGTTTAATTCGATTCCCAAAATATTAGCTGGTCTTCCAATATCATTGGTTTTAACCGTCATTAGTTTCGCACTCGCGTTGGCGCTAGGTTTAATGCTAACACTGGCTCAACTAAGTAAGCATAAATTGTTACATCAACTTGCTCGTGGATTCATTTCCTTTATGCGAGGGGTGCCAATGATCGTTGTCCTATTCGTGATTTACTTCGGTTTTAACACAGCGGCTTTACCTGCTGCTATTATTTCATTTAGCATCGTTAGTAGTGCCTTTGTATCCGAAGTTTTTCGATCATCTTTTATGGCAATCGATCCTGGTCAATGGGAAGCTGCTTATTCTCTGGGACTTCCTTACCGAGTAGTTATCGCGAAAATCGTCTTTCCGCAAGCTTTTAAAATTGCGATTCCCGCATTAGGCAATATTTTACTTGATCTATTCAAAGGCACGTCTCTGGCAGCGATGATTACTGTCAGTGAAATGTTCATGGATGCTCAAATCATTGCTGGTGCCCATCAAGACTACATGACAATTTATCTCACGATTGCTGTTATCTATTGGTTCTTCTGTTGGTTATTGACCATTGCCCAAACAGTATTAGAAAGACATTTAGCCTAA
- a CDS encoding transporter substrate-binding domain-containing protein — MKRKHTLSFIGLFGALAILLVLITGCGKSNSSQGPITVATSGTLYPTSFHDEKTNKLTGFDVEIVRAVAKKLNRKVEFKEMNVAGQLTAVKTGKVDMAANDFSVSPARKKQFILSTPYKHSWNSIVVRKKDNSGIHSWADIKGKRAAGEAGTGYQKLAKQLGAKTVNYNNVANSVYLKDVKNGRTDFIMNDYYLQKLALSAVPNNGLKIMTNMFFTTSDDGAGTGIVMKKSDTKLAKQVNKALKELKKDGTLKKIAMKYYKADVTKKPTAKISKHFVIK, encoded by the coding sequence ATGAAACGCAAACACACATTATCATTTATTGGTTTATTCGGCGCATTAGCAATTCTTTTAGTTCTGATAACTGGGTGTGGAAAATCAAATTCCAGTCAGGGACCAATTACAGTTGCCACATCTGGAACTTTGTATCCAACTTCATTTCACGATGAAAAAACAAACAAACTAACTGGTTTCGATGTTGAAATAGTCAGAGCCGTTGCCAAGAAACTCAATCGTAAGGTTGAATTCAAGGAAATGAACGTTGCTGGTCAATTAACTGCAGTTAAGACTGGTAAAGTCGATATGGCGGCTAATGACTTTTCAGTATCTCCTGCCAGAAAAAAACAATTTATCCTATCTACACCATATAAACACTCATGGAACAGTATCGTTGTTCGTAAAAAAGATAATTCAGGAATTCATTCATGGGCGGATATCAAAGGTAAGCGAGCCGCTGGCGAAGCCGGAACTGGTTACCAAAAACTTGCTAAACAACTTGGCGCCAAAACTGTGAATTACAACAACGTTGCCAATTCAGTTTACTTAAAGGACGTCAAAAATGGCCGGACTGACTTTATTATGAATGACTACTATCTTCAAAAATTAGCCCTCTCGGCAGTTCCAAACAATGGTCTTAAGATTATGACCAACATGTTCTTTACGACCAGTGATGACGGTGCCGGAACAGGAATCGTCATGAAAAAAAGTGACACCAAATTAGCAAAACAGGTTAACAAGGCACTCAAAGAATTGAAAAAAGATGGGACCCTCAAAAAGATCGCTATGAAGTACTACAAAGCTGACGTAACTAAGAAACCAACTGCAAAAATTTCCAAACATTTTGTAATCAAATAG
- a CDS encoding SGNH/GDSL hydrolase family protein: protein MKIKMISRWLVVLAVSLIGVIYPTANLSQGFKDQYHSAEAESSQGRSSKVQTPQPRNLKKHTFVNKHFQVTSKIDGVMFRQVNAIPVYVNDQKIMKSYPNTIWYKVGESIDGSLSQVKGSNRNNVIVVPQGAIKNIATQRYNVALPNTNKLRKKTVLFLGDSITKGYNGSYTYKHASFPLWVHKYLQVRVHKEGHIRSSITGDSFNDLFTILPHVNFKNTDDVVIEYGTNDYRHSNKSLDQVTNGLATAIKYIRKQNPNVKIYGIIPLPRFDFYNMSTALGSGGYTFPDLQKGLAQTYHDLGVNTYNVAKVHPDFVNTSNFYQKYYDHRVHPTCQTYQQFGLYLSQWLQQQLNK, encoded by the coding sequence ATGAAAATCAAGATGATTAGTCGGTGGTTAGTAGTTTTAGCAGTTTCATTAATAGGAGTTATCTATCCAACTGCCAATCTTTCTCAAGGATTCAAAGACCAATATCATAGTGCCGAGGCTGAGAGTAGCCAAGGAAGAAGTAGTAAAGTTCAAACACCTCAGCCACGAAATTTAAAAAAGCATACTTTCGTAAATAAGCATTTTCAAGTCACGAGTAAAATCGATGGAGTAATGTTTAGACAAGTTAACGCGATTCCCGTATATGTGAATGATCAAAAGATTATGAAGTCATATCCAAATACGATTTGGTATAAAGTTGGTGAATCAATTGACGGTAGCTTAAGCCAAGTTAAGGGTTCTAATCGGAATAACGTAATTGTAGTTCCTCAAGGGGCAATTAAAAATATTGCGACCCAACGTTATAACGTTGCTTTACCGAATACAAATAAATTACGAAAGAAAACAGTATTGTTTTTAGGAGATTCAATTACTAAAGGATATAACGGTAGCTATACATATAAACATGCTAGTTTTCCATTGTGGGTGCATAAATATCTTCAAGTTAGAGTGCATAAAGAAGGACATATTCGATCTTCCATCACAGGGGATTCTTTTAATGATTTATTTACGATTTTGCCACACGTTAATTTCAAAAATACCGATGATGTCGTGATTGAATATGGCACAAATGATTATCGACACAGTAATAAGTCACTTGACCAAGTTACAAATGGGCTTGCGACAGCGATTAAATATATAAGAAAACAAAATCCGAATGTCAAAATTTATGGAATCATACCCTTACCAAGATTCGATTTCTATAATATGTCTACGGCATTAGGCTCGGGCGGTTATACTTTCCCAGATCTTCAAAAAGGCTTGGCACAAACCTACCATGATCTCGGAGTTAATACGTATAACGTTGCTAAAGTTCATCCTGATTTTGTTAATACCAGTAATTTCTATCAAAAATATTATGACCATCGTGTTCATCCAACTTGTCAGACTTACCAACAATTCGGTTTATATCTGAGCCAGTGGTTGCAACAACAATTAAATAAATAA
- a CDS encoding MFS transporter — translation MSNINTPQWQKNMRALWLGNFATGAGASMSLPFLPLFISQMGNFPKWQLTLYAGAAFAITFLSQAIVSPMWGNLADRTGRKPMLLRAAFGMTISATLTGFSPNVWVLILIRGVQGTFSGYINNAYALVASEVPTDKSGSAMGKMTTGTVGGQLIGPIIGGYLAGIFGYRIPFFIFGAMMLCASLITLFFVKEDFTPIVKKAKSGIKDAFRGIAHKRVVWAMFASSLLIQAATNSINPIISLFVKQLMHNHGNVALISGIIAALPGIATLFAAPKLGALGDRVGPQKLLLWGLAFSGIVFFPMFFVTSVGFLGVLRFLIGIADAALLPVVQTVLTLESPTDSVSRIFSYYQSAQAFGCVVGPMLAAGVAGIFDYRHVFLMTTILVIINLIMVSLAYKKDYRKV, via the coding sequence ATGAGTAACATTAATACGCCACAGTGGCAGAAAAACATGCGGGCCCTGTGGTTGGGTAATTTTGCAACTGGTGCTGGTGCCAGTATGTCATTGCCCTTCTTACCATTATTTATTTCTCAGATGGGTAATTTTCCAAAGTGGCAATTGACCTTGTATGCTGGAGCTGCGTTTGCTATTACTTTTTTGTCTCAAGCAATTGTTTCACCAATGTGGGGAAACTTAGCTGATCGAACTGGTCGGAAGCCCATGCTGTTAAGAGCTGCTTTTGGGATGACAATTAGTGCGACTTTGACTGGCTTTTCACCAAACGTGTGGGTCCTGATTTTAATCAGAGGGGTTCAAGGAACGTTTTCTGGCTATATCAATAATGCTTATGCGTTAGTGGCTAGCGAAGTTCCCACAGATAAAAGTGGATCAGCTATGGGGAAAATGACTACTGGAACCGTTGGCGGTCAATTGATTGGTCCAATTATCGGTGGATATTTAGCCGGCATATTTGGATATCGAATTCCTTTTTTCATTTTTGGAGCTATGATGCTCTGTGCGTCGTTAATTACCTTATTCTTTGTTAAGGAAGACTTCACACCAATAGTTAAAAAAGCCAAAAGTGGTATTAAGGACGCTTTTCGTGGCATTGCTCATAAAAGAGTTGTGTGGGCAATGTTTGCATCGTCATTGTTGATTCAAGCGGCAACTAATTCGATTAACCCGATCATTAGTTTGTTTGTAAAACAGTTGATGCACAATCACGGCAATGTTGCTTTAATTAGTGGAATTATTGCGGCTTTACCAGGAATTGCCACATTGTTCGCTGCACCTAAACTTGGTGCGTTAGGGGATCGGGTTGGCCCGCAAAAATTGTTGTTGTGGGGATTAGCATTTTCAGGAATCGTGTTCTTCCCAATGTTCTTTGTTACGTCTGTTGGCTTCTTAGGGGTACTGCGTTTCTTAATTGGTATCGCGGATGCTGCCTTGCTGCCCGTCGTTCAAACAGTATTGACGTTGGAGTCACCAACTGACTCTGTTAGTCGAATCTTTAGTTATTATCAATCTGCTCAAGCGTTTGGATGTGTGGTTGGTCCAATGCTTGCCGCAGGAGTTGCCGGAATTTTTGATTATCGGCACGTGTTCTTGATGACCACAATATTAGTTATTATTAACCTTATTATGGTAAGTCTTGCTTATAAAAAAGATTATCGAAAAGTATAG
- the dhaS gene encoding dihydroxyacetone kinase transcriptional activator DhaS, with the protein MLTKQRIANATKQLVLTKPFNQISVTNIMQTANLRRQTFYDFFHDKYDVLQWVYQSEVKEAVSRCTEYKTWPETMVKLLTYFNDNRQFYQRVIQIDDQNAPEEIIQEHIQNMIGSILADMARQKHINVDDDYFQFVQEMLSTSLVMRLKRFLKDDSSNLVLEAKQIQFYLQDEINGLLLRLGQPIYTN; encoded by the coding sequence ATGTTGACTAAACAACGGATTGCTAATGCGACAAAGCAACTAGTACTAACTAAACCATTTAACCAAATATCAGTAACCAACATAATGCAAACCGCAAACTTACGTCGGCAGACATTCTATGACTTCTTCCATGACAAGTACGATGTCCTACAATGGGTTTATCAATCAGAGGTTAAAGAAGCTGTTTCCCGTTGTACTGAATACAAAACGTGGCCAGAGACCATGGTCAAGCTGCTAACCTACTTCAATGATAATCGTCAATTCTACCAACGCGTTATTCAAATCGATGATCAAAATGCTCCAGAAGAGATTATTCAAGAACACATTCAGAATATGATTGGTAGTATTTTAGCAGACATGGCTCGCCAAAAACATATCAATGTTGATGATGATTATTTTCAATTTGTCCAAGAAATGCTAAGTACATCGTTAGTCATGAGATTAAAAAGATTTTTAAAGGACGATTCAAGTAATTTAGTATTAGAAGCCAAACAAATTCAATTTTATCTGCAAGATGAAATCAACGGATTACTCTTACGATTGGGACAACCAATCTATACAAATTAA
- a CDS encoding SDR family oxidoreductase: MAKVLILGANGKIARLAEEELLSDTDISMKLFLRNASRLTATDSARQEVIEGDSTDKESLKSAINGVDVVYANLSGSNIEDQAKNVVAAMDESGVKRLVWISTLGIYDEVPGNFGKWNHEMLDGGYLETYAAAAKVIEGSDLDYTIIRPAWLSNKDIVSYEFTEKGEPFKGTEVSRKSIADVVVKLIQDPSKEVRHSIGVNQPNTDGDKPSFY; encoded by the coding sequence ATGGCAAAAGTATTAATCTTAGGCGCTAACGGTAAAATTGCTCGTCTAGCTGAAGAAGAATTATTATCTGATACAGATATTTCAATGAAATTATTTTTAAGAAATGCTAGTCGTCTGACGGCGACTGACAGTGCCCGTCAAGAAGTCATTGAAGGAGATTCCACTGATAAAGAATCTCTCAAGAGCGCAATTAACGGGGTGGACGTTGTTTACGCTAACTTATCAGGATCTAACATTGAAGATCAGGCTAAAAACGTTGTCGCAGCAATGGATGAAAGTGGTGTTAAACGTCTAGTCTGGATTTCAACTCTTGGAATTTATGATGAAGTTCCCGGTAACTTCGGTAAGTGGAATCATGAAATGTTGGATGGTGGCTATTTAGAGACCTATGCCGCAGCAGCTAAAGTCATTGAAGGTTCAGATTTGGACTACACAATTATTCGTCCAGCTTGGTTATCAAATAAAGATATTGTCAGTTATGAATTTACTGAAAAAGGTGAACCATTCAAGGGCACCGAAGTATCTCGAAAGAGTATCGCTGACGTCGTTGTTAAGTTAATCCAAGACCCAAGCAAGGAAGTTCGTCATTCTATTGGTGTTAACCAACCTAATACTGATGGTGACAAGCCTAGCTTTTACTGA
- a CDS encoding LacI family DNA-binding transcriptional regulator, whose translation MKATIKDIAKKTNLSVATVSRILNNKTGYFSEKSATKVHKAAEELGYQKNTTAVELVTQTSKVVAVIISSTKTNFADQIIDGIQEVAFENNLNVIFLYAGENDEEIQYKSLVTAIERSVMGIIMVAVELNGSNLDYLQQSRIPYILLSTAHGPKGSAFITTDNYQLGYRATEFLIERGHRKISLVGNDLSDTGTERLRGYKDALKNNHISFNPGLALMGDFSYEDGITAAKKLFQPKLRVTGLIGGSDMVAIGIINQAKELGFSVPEDVSVMSLDGTNITNIYRPIITSAIQPFKEIGKRGMQQLLNTDERPHQSQLLTFNINEGESTRRI comes from the coding sequence ATGAAAGCTACAATCAAAGATATTGCCAAAAAAACTAATTTATCGGTCGCCACAGTTTCTCGTATCCTTAATAATAAAACCGGGTACTTTTCTGAAAAGTCGGCAACTAAAGTGCACAAGGCTGCCGAAGAATTAGGATATCAAAAAAACACAACCGCAGTTGAATTAGTAACTCAAACCAGTAAAGTTGTTGCAGTGATTATTTCATCAACAAAAACTAACTTTGCTGACCAGATCATTGATGGTATTCAGGAAGTTGCCTTCGAAAATAATTTAAACGTTATTTTTCTCTACGCTGGAGAAAATGATGAGGAAATTCAATATAAATCATTAGTAACTGCGATTGAAAGATCCGTGATGGGAATTATAATGGTGGCAGTAGAGCTGAATGGTTCTAATTTAGATTATTTACAGCAATCGCGAATACCTTATATTCTCTTATCAACAGCTCATGGCCCTAAAGGTTCAGCATTCATAACTACTGATAATTATCAATTGGGCTATCGTGCCACCGAATTTTTAATTGAACGTGGCCATCGAAAAATCTCTTTAGTTGGAAACGACTTGTCTGACACTGGAACTGAGCGTCTTCGAGGTTATAAAGACGCTCTAAAAAATAACCACATTTCATTCAACCCAGGTTTAGCTTTAATGGGTGATTTTAGCTACGAGGATGGAATAACCGCGGCGAAGAAACTTTTCCAGCCTAAACTAAGAGTCACTGGACTAATTGGTGGTAGCGATATGGTGGCAATTGGGATAATCAACCAAGCCAAAGAATTAGGCTTTTCCGTACCTGAAGATGTTTCTGTAATGAGTTTAGATGGTACAAATATTACTAACATTTATAGACCAATCATCACTTCTGCAATTCAACCTTTCAAAGAAATCGGCAAACGCGGAATGCAACAGTTACTAAACACAGATGAACGTCCTCACCAGTCACAATTACTCACTTTCAACATAAATGAGGGCGAAAGTACTCGTAGAATATAA